A portion of the Cellulophaga algicola DSM 14237 genome contains these proteins:
- a CDS encoding M16 family metallopeptidase — MKRRFILAASLCIATLGMQAQEVAFEEYDLENGLHVILHQDNSAPLVTTAVMYHVGAKDEDPEKTGFAHFFEHLLFEGTENIERGKWFEIVASNGGQNNANTTQDRTYYYEVFPSNNLELGLWLESERMLHPIINKIGVDTQKEVVQEEKRISYDNAPYGHWREVMSKNLFKNHPYRWQTIGSLEHLASATLEDFKKFNKIYYIPNNAALVIAGDFEIDGTKKMIQDYFGAIPKGAPIKRSSFKEEPITETIKAEFRDPNIQIPLIMLGYRTPEQTNREAYILDMISTVLSDGKSSRLYKKIVDQKKMALQVFAFNGSQEDYGTYIVGGLPVGENSLETIQKEIDEEIVKIQTELISENEFQKLQNIFENNFVNANSSVEGIANSLVRNYMLYDDTNLINTEIDIYRSITREELRAVAKKYLNPNQRVVLEYLPEEKPAN, encoded by the coding sequence ATGAAAAGAAGATTTATTCTAGCTGCATCACTTTGCATAGCTACTCTTGGAATGCAAGCCCAAGAAGTGGCTTTCGAGGAGTATGACTTAGAAAATGGGCTACACGTTATTCTACACCAAGACAATAGCGCACCATTAGTTACAACAGCTGTAATGTACCACGTTGGCGCAAAAGACGAAGATCCAGAAAAAACAGGGTTTGCTCACTTTTTTGAGCACTTACTTTTCGAAGGGACAGAAAATATTGAACGCGGAAAATGGTTTGAAATTGTAGCTTCTAATGGAGGCCAAAACAATGCTAACACCACACAAGACAGAACTTATTATTATGAAGTTTTCCCTTCTAATAACCTAGAATTAGGATTGTGGTTAGAATCTGAACGCATGCTACACCCTATCATAAATAAAATTGGCGTAGATACACAAAAAGAAGTTGTACAAGAAGAGAAAAGAATAAGTTATGACAATGCACCTTATGGACATTGGAGAGAAGTAATGTCTAAAAACTTATTTAAAAACCACCCTTATCGCTGGCAAACAATAGGCTCCTTAGAGCATTTAGCGAGTGCTACACTAGAAGATTTTAAAAAATTTAATAAGATATATTACATTCCCAACAACGCAGCCTTAGTCATTGCTGGTGATTTTGAGATTGACGGTACAAAGAAAATGATTCAAGATTATTTTGGCGCTATACCTAAAGGTGCCCCTATAAAAAGATCATCTTTTAAAGAAGAACCCATCACAGAAACAATTAAAGCTGAATTTAGAGACCCTAACATTCAAATACCTTTAATTATGCTAGGTTATCGTACTCCAGAACAAACCAATAGAGAAGCTTATATCCTTGACATGATCTCTACCGTTTTAAGTGACGGCAAGAGTTCTAGACTATACAAGAAGATTGTAGACCAAAAGAAAATGGCTTTACAAGTATTCGCCTTTAATGGCTCTCAAGAAGATTATGGCACGTATATCGTAGGCGGACTTCCTGTAGGAGAAAATTCGCTGGAAACAATTCAAAAAGAAATTGATGAAGAAATTGTAAAAATTCAAACAGAATTAATTTCAGAAAATGAGTTCCAGAAGCTTCAGAATATTTTTGAAAATAATTTTGTAAATGCGAACTCAAGTGTTGAAGGTATTGCAAACTCATTAGTAAGAAACTATATGCTTTATGACGACACCAACCTAATCAATACGGAAATTGACATTTACAGATCAATTACCCGTGAAGAGCTTAGAGCGGTTGCAAAAAAATACCTAAACCCTAATCAAAGAGTTGTTTTAGAATATTTACCAGAAGAAAAACCTGCAAACTAA
- a CDS encoding M16 family metallopeptidase produces the protein MKNIYITLVFALFAFASNAQIDRSVMPKAGPAPEINLKEPQRFELKNGLKVLVVENHKLPRVSIQLRIDNPPIAEGDKAGVSSFVSSLLGNGSKTITKDDFNEEVDFLGASINFGSQSAFASSLSKYFPRIIALMADAAINPNFTQEEFDKEKEKFLTGIKAEENNVAAIANKAQSALAYGKNHPYGEFSTPETINNITLEDVEKFYSNYFVPANAYLIVIGDVNVKEVEKLVKKNFTAWTKATPPSFQFSKPSDVQYTQINFVDVPNAVQSEIAVESLVELKMSDPDYFPALITNQILGGGGEGRLFLNLREDKGYTYGSYSSIGDDKYAPSRFRATAQVRNAVTDSSIVEILKEIDKIKTQPVTEKDLANTKAKYIGRFIMALERPETIAGYALNIETEGLPKDYYKTYLERINAVSISDVQNAAQKYFTTENARIVVAGKGSEVLENLEKVSFNGKIIPIKYYDKKINATDKPDYNAALPEGISAQTVVDDYFKAIGGKDKVNAITSLVLIYEGTAMGSSIKTEEKRTADKYAMTMYMNDAPMQGIIAKGDELYMKQGGNKMPLPENMVADMKNALGIFPEQTFMATGKAKLAGIEEINGAKAYKIDVPGEVVSASYFYAIETGLKVKEVSVTNMNGQTQMQEADLSDYQEIDGIKFPSKKTASLGPQKMESKLISATINKGVTDADFE, from the coding sequence ATGAAAAATATATATATTACATTAGTTTTTGCATTATTTGCTTTTGCATCCAATGCACAAATAGATAGGAGTGTTATGCCAAAGGCAGGACCAGCTCCAGAAATTAATTTAAAAGAACCACAACGTTTTGAACTTAAAAACGGCCTTAAAGTTTTGGTGGTTGAAAACCACAAACTACCCAGAGTATCTATACAACTAAGAATAGACAACCCGCCAATCGCAGAAGGCGACAAAGCAGGCGTAAGCTCATTTGTATCTAGCCTATTAGGGAACGGATCTAAAACCATTACTAAAGATGATTTTAATGAAGAGGTTGACTTTTTAGGTGCCAGTATTAATTTTGGTTCACAAAGTGCTTTTGCTAGCTCTTTATCTAAATATTTTCCTAGAATTATAGCGCTAATGGCAGATGCCGCTATAAACCCTAATTTCACTCAAGAAGAATTTGATAAAGAAAAAGAAAAATTTCTTACAGGCATAAAGGCTGAAGAGAACAATGTAGCCGCCATAGCAAACAAAGCACAATCTGCTTTGGCTTACGGTAAAAATCATCCCTACGGAGAGTTTAGCACCCCAGAAACGATTAACAACATTACGCTTGAGGACGTAGAAAAATTCTATTCAAACTATTTCGTACCCGCCAATGCCTATTTAATTGTTATCGGAGATGTAAATGTAAAAGAAGTAGAAAAATTGGTAAAGAAAAACTTTACCGCCTGGACCAAAGCCACTCCTCCTTCATTTCAATTCTCTAAACCTTCTGATGTACAGTATACACAAATAAATTTTGTAGATGTCCCAAATGCCGTTCAGTCAGAAATTGCGGTAGAAAGTTTGGTAGAATTAAAAATGAGTGACCCTGATTATTTCCCTGCTTTAATTACAAACCAAATACTTGGCGGCGGCGGAGAAGGTCGTTTATTTTTAAACTTAAGAGAAGATAAAGGCTACACCTACGGATCTTACTCTAGCATAGGAGACGATAAATATGCTCCTTCAAGATTTAGAGCTACTGCACAGGTTAGAAATGCAGTAACAGACAGTTCTATCGTAGAAATTTTAAAAGAAATTGACAAAATTAAAACACAACCTGTTACCGAAAAAGATTTAGCAAACACAAAAGCTAAATACATAGGACGTTTTATCATGGCCTTAGAGCGCCCAGAAACTATTGCGGGCTATGCTTTAAACATAGAAACCGAAGGATTACCTAAAGATTACTACAAAACCTATTTAGAGCGCATTAACGCCGTTTCTATTTCAGATGTGCAAAATGCTGCGCAAAAATATTTTACTACTGAAAATGCTAGGATTGTAGTTGCAGGTAAAGGAAGTGAGGTACTTGAAAATCTTGAAAAAGTAAGTTTTAATGGAAAAATTATCCCTATAAAATATTACGATAAAAAGATTAACGCTACCGATAAACCAGACTATAACGCTGCATTACCAGAGGGCATTTCTGCACAAACGGTAGTAGATGACTATTTTAAGGCTATCGGAGGAAAAGATAAAGTGAACGCAATTACTTCTTTAGTTTTAATATACGAGGGTACTGCAATGGGATCATCGATAAAAACTGAAGAAAAAAGAACAGCAGATAAATATGCCATGACTATGTATATGAATGACGCTCCTATGCAAGGTATTATTGCTAAAGGCGATGAATTGTATATGAAGCAAGGCGGAAACAAAATGCCATTACCAGAAAATATGGTTGCTGATATGAAAAACGCATTAGGAATTTTCCCTGAACAAACATTCATGGCAACCGGGAAAGCTAAACTTGCAGGTATCGAAGAGATTAATGGCGCCAAAGCGTATAAGATTGATGTTCCTGGAGAAGTTGTTTCTGCGTCTTATTTCTATGCTATTGAAACTGGACTAAAAGTTAAAGAAGTTTCTGTTACAAACATGAATGGCCAGACACAAATGCAAGAAGCAGATTTATCTGATTATCAAGAAATTGATGGAATTAAATTCCCTAGTAAAAAAACAGCTTCATTGGGTCCACAAAAAATGGAAAGCAAATTAATTTCTGCTACCATTAACAAAGGAGTTACAGATGCCGATTTCGAATAA
- the gldD gene encoding gliding motility lipoprotein GldD, which produces MKNKLSVFLILIVLAAVGCEEENVMPKPKAMLRLDYPIAKEALLDADHFSFNYNDRATPIIKNQSAIIIDYPSMKGSIFVTHKNIDGNLQKLIADAEKLSMEHMKKADNIQPRTFINEENRVYGTYFQIIGDAASQSQFYLTDSVQNFITGSVYFYSKPNYDSILPAADYLQGDMRAIMETLRWKK; this is translated from the coding sequence ATGAAGAATAAATTATCTGTTTTTTTAATCCTGATTGTATTGGCAGCTGTAGGCTGTGAGGAAGAAAATGTAATGCCTAAGCCAAAAGCGATGCTTAGATTAGATTATCCTATAGCTAAGGAGGCTCTTTTAGACGCGGATCATTTTTCCTTTAATTATAACGATCGCGCTACGCCTATTATTAAAAACCAAAGTGCAATCATTATTGATTATCCGTCAATGAAGGGGTCTATATTTGTAACGCATAAAAACATAGATGGGAATTTGCAGAAGCTTATAGCAGATGCAGAGAAATTATCTATGGAGCATATGAAAAAGGCAGATAATATTCAGCCAAGAACATTTATCAATGAAGAAAATAGAGTGTATGGCACTTATTTTCAAATAATTGGGGATGCGGCTTCACAGTCACAGTTTTACTTGACGGATAGTGTTCAGAATTTTATAACAGGTTCTGTTTATTTTTATTCAAAACCTAACTACGATTCTATTTTACCAGCAGCAGATTATTTACAAGGCGATATGCGTGCTATTATGGAGACCTTACGTTGGAAAAAATAG
- the gldE gene encoding gliding motility-associated protein GldE, whose protein sequence is MDPDPFRQFLSFIAFDSALALKFVVLFILLICSALISGAEVAFFGLSASDVNAIDEEKTAKGGVVVKLLEKPKKLLATILIANNAINIAIVLLFSVIGDALFEEVTYVLFGFLSVRFLLEVVVVTFLILMFGEILPKVYANRNQKTFAYTMAYPLKVLDVVFTPLSTPMRSITLYLHNKLGKQKSSLSIDQLSQALELTSEGDTTKEEQKILEGIVSFGNTDTKQVMRPRIDIFALNAEMKFLEVIEEIKKRGYSRVPVFAENVDNVKGVLYVKDLLPYIDRKTFNWMSLIRDPYFVPENKKLDDLLLEFQEKKNHLAVVVDEYGGTSGIVTLEDIIEEIVGDISDEFDDEDLIFSKLDDNKYLFDGKTALKDFYRVIKIDDETNFEERKGESETIAGFILEIAGSFPERGEVVEFDGYTFVIESLDKKRLKQIKVILPNEE, encoded by the coding sequence GTGGACCCAGACCCCTTTAGGCAATTTTTGTCTTTTATTGCTTTCGATAGTGCCTTGGCACTTAAATTTGTAGTGCTTTTTATTTTATTAATTTGTTCGGCATTAATTTCAGGAGCAGAAGTGGCATTCTTTGGCTTATCTGCATCAGATGTAAATGCAATTGATGAAGAAAAAACCGCTAAAGGAGGTGTTGTTGTAAAATTATTAGAAAAACCCAAAAAGCTTTTAGCTACAATTCTAATCGCAAACAATGCAATTAATATTGCAATTGTATTGCTGTTTAGTGTAATTGGCGACGCTTTGTTTGAAGAGGTTACTTATGTGTTATTCGGATTTTTATCGGTACGTTTTCTTTTAGAAGTAGTGGTTGTAACTTTTCTAATTTTAATGTTTGGAGAGATATTACCTAAAGTATATGCAAATAGGAATCAGAAAACTTTTGCCTATACAATGGCATATCCATTAAAGGTTCTTGATGTAGTTTTTACGCCATTGAGCACTCCAATGCGGTCTATAACACTTTATTTACATAATAAGTTAGGGAAACAAAAATCTAGCTTAAGCATAGATCAGTTATCTCAGGCTTTAGAGCTTACTTCTGAGGGCGATACGACTAAAGAAGAGCAGAAAATACTAGAAGGGATAGTTTCTTTTGGTAATACGGATACTAAGCAGGTAATGCGCCCTAGGATAGATATTTTTGCATTAAATGCTGAAATGAAATTTCTAGAAGTTATCGAAGAAATTAAAAAAAGAGGGTATTCAAGAGTGCCGGTATTTGCAGAAAATGTAGATAATGTTAAAGGAGTTTTGTACGTAAAAGATTTACTACCTTATATAGATAGGAAAACGTTTAACTGGATGAGTTTAATCCGTGATCCTTATTTTGTGCCTGAAAATAAAAAACTAGACGATTTATTGCTTGAGTTTCAAGAGAAGAAAAATCATTTAGCAGTGGTGGTAGATGAATATGGGGGGACTTCTGGAATTGTAACTTTGGAAGATATTATTGAAGAAATAGTAGGAGATATTAGTGATGAATTTGATGATGAAGATCTTATTTTTTCAAAATTAGATGACAATAAGTACTTGTTTGATGGTAAAACAGCTCTAAAAGATTTTTACCGCGTTATTAAAATTGATGACGAAACTAATTTTGAGGAGCGTAAAGGAGAATCTGAGACAATAGCAGGTTTTATTTTAGAGATAGCAGGAAGTTTTCCTGAACGGGGAGAAGTTGTTGAGTTTGATGGGTATACCTTTGTAATTGAGAGTCTAGACAAGAAAAGGTTAAAACAAATAAAAGTTATTTTACCAAATGAAGAATAA
- a CDS encoding single-stranded DNA-binding protein: protein MSGTLNKVMLIGHLGDEVKIHYFEGGNCIARFPLATNESYTNKQTGEKVTNTDWHNIVIRNKAAEICEKYLSKGDKIYVEGRLKNRQWQGEDGQPRYTTEVHVQDFTFLTTKANSGATQNNQTAPNVQNVAAKPVSISTETSQANNTPEQEDDLPF from the coding sequence ATGAGCGGTACATTAAATAAGGTTATGCTAATTGGGCATTTGGGTGATGAGGTAAAAATCCACTATTTTGAAGGAGGTAATTGCATCGCGCGTTTTCCTTTAGCAACGAATGAATCTTATACCAATAAACAAACAGGAGAAAAAGTAACAAATACAGATTGGCATAATATTGTTATTAGAAATAAAGCTGCTGAAATTTGTGAGAAATACTTGAGTAAAGGTGATAAAATTTATGTAGAAGGTAGGTTGAAAAACAGACAATGGCAGGGAGAAGACGGACAACCAAGATATACGACGGAAGTTCATGTTCAAGATTTTACATTTTTAACAACAAAAGCAAATTCTGGTGCTACACAAAATAATCAGACAGCTCCAAACGTTCAGAATGTGGCAGCTAAGCCTGTAAGTATTTCAACTGAAACAAGCCAGGCTAATAATACACCAGAACAAGAAGATGATTTACCCTTTTAA
- the mutY gene encoding A/G-specific adenine glycosylase, which produces MTFSAKILHWYDVNKRDLPWRNTVNPYNIWLSEIMLQQTRVAQGTPYYLKFIENFPTIKDLAAAKEEEILKLWQGLGYYSRARNLHATAKTVTNEYKGEFPNTYKELLQLKGVGDYTASAIASISFNLPEPVVDGNVYRVLARYYGIAMPINSTEGIKYFKKIAREVMNVKNIRDYNQGIMEFGAIQCTPRNPNCADCPLNDSCVALKENSVQDLPIKLKKIKVKDRFFNYLVVIDALEQSILKQRIGKGIWQNLYEFPLIESQITPNKVAIETELKKYDILNQKFEYYKFNEEVIVHKLSHQHLKTHFWIVTLEGEIPNGVAFTEIDKFPVPVLVADFIKTFKF; this is translated from the coding sequence ATGACTTTTTCAGCTAAAATTCTTCATTGGTACGATGTAAATAAAAGGGATCTTCCTTGGAGAAACACCGTGAACCCCTATAACATATGGCTTTCTGAAATTATGCTTCAGCAGACTCGCGTTGCTCAAGGTACACCTTATTATTTAAAGTTTATTGAAAATTTTCCAACAATAAAAGATTTAGCAGCGGCCAAAGAAGAAGAAATATTAAAACTTTGGCAAGGTTTAGGCTATTATTCAAGAGCGAGGAACTTACATGCTACCGCAAAAACGGTTACTAATGAGTATAAAGGAGAGTTTCCTAACACCTATAAAGAGCTATTACAACTTAAGGGAGTTGGAGATTATACGGCCAGTGCAATTGCATCTATAAGCTTTAATTTACCAGAGCCTGTGGTAGATGGAAATGTATACCGTGTTTTGGCTCGGTATTACGGGATAGCTATGCCTATTAATAGTACAGAAGGTATTAAATATTTTAAAAAAATTGCTCGCGAAGTAATGAATGTCAAAAATATCCGTGATTATAATCAGGGTATTATGGAATTTGGTGCGATTCAATGCACGCCTCGCAACCCTAATTGTGCAGACTGCCCTTTAAATGATAGTTGTGTAGCTCTTAAAGAAAATAGCGTTCAGGATTTACCTATTAAATTAAAAAAGATAAAAGTTAAAGACCGCTTTTTTAATTACCTAGTGGTAATAGACGCATTAGAACAATCAATTTTAAAGCAGCGTATAGGTAAAGGTATCTGGCAGAATTTATATGAATTTCCTCTAATTGAGTCTCAAATAACTCCTAATAAGGTTGCTATTGAAACTGAATTGAAAAAATATGACATTTTAAATCAGAAATTTGAATATTATAAGTTTAATGAAGAGGTAATCGTGCACAAACTATCACATCAACATTTAAAAACTCACTTTTGGATTGTGACTTTGGAGGGTGAAATTCCGAATGGTGTAGCCTTTACGGAAATTGATAAATTTCCTGTACCTGTTTTAGTTGCAGATTTCATAAAGACGTTTAAATTTTAG
- a CDS encoding HU family DNA-binding protein — translation MTKADIVTRISEKLGIEKGDVQATVESFMEEVKYSLENGDNVYLRGFGSFIIKTRAEKTGRNISKNTTIKIPAHNIPSFKPAKVFVESVKSNVEVK, via the coding sequence ATGACGAAAGCGGATATTGTAACGAGAATCTCAGAAAAACTGGGTATTGAAAAAGGAGATGTACAGGCGACTGTAGAATCTTTTATGGAAGAAGTTAAATATTCATTGGAAAATGGTGACAATGTATATTTAAGAGGTTTTGGTAGTTTTATCATCAAAACAAGAGCTGAAAAAACAGGTAGGAATATTTCAAAAAATACGACTATTAAAATTCCAGCACATAACATTCCTTCTTTTAAACCAGCAAAGGTTTTTGTAGAAAGTGTTAAAAGTAACGTAGAAGTAAAATAA
- a CDS encoding Rne/Rng family ribonuclease, with translation MNRELIVRSSSDTVDFALLKDGKLTELQKVEDSNNFSVGDIFIAKVRKPVTGLNAAFVNVGYEKDAFLHYHDLGPQLSTMLKFIKQASLGKLKDFSLKDFPFEEDINKDGAITDVIKANQSLLVQIVKEPISTKGPRISSELSIAGRYLVMVPFSERISVSQKIESSEEKDRLKRLVKSIKPKGFGVIIRTVAEGKKVAELDKDLQNLLAKWSVMCKKLYKAPHPSKVLVELNRASSILRDVFNDSFTGIHVDDEVLYEQVKDYVAEIAPEKESIVKLYSDNTVPIFEKFGIERQIKTSFGRTAAMSKGAYLIIEHTEALHVVDVNSGNRSNKAKNQEETALEVNLLAASEIARQLRLRDMGGIIVVDFIDMTKGENRRRLFDHLRDEMKDDRAKHKILPPSKFGLIQITRQRVRPEMNIKTTEEDPNQKGQEVEAPIVLIDKINADLEKLFNGPAKDNAVTLNIHPFIAAYITKGFPSIRSKWFLEYKKWIKIQPRDAYTYLEYRFKNKDGKTIY, from the coding sequence GTGAATAGAGAATTAATCGTAAGATCTAGTTCCGATACCGTCGATTTTGCCTTATTAAAGGATGGAAAATTAACTGAACTACAAAAGGTGGAAGACAGTAATAACTTTTCTGTTGGCGATATTTTTATCGCCAAAGTTAGAAAGCCTGTTACTGGTTTAAATGCCGCTTTTGTAAACGTAGGTTATGAAAAGGATGCTTTTTTGCATTACCATGATTTAGGCCCACAGCTATCAACTATGTTGAAGTTTATAAAACAAGCTAGCTTGGGGAAATTAAAAGACTTTTCATTAAAAGACTTTCCATTTGAAGAAGATATAAATAAAGATGGTGCTATTACAGATGTAATTAAGGCCAATCAATCTTTATTAGTGCAAATTGTTAAAGAACCAATATCTACAAAAGGACCAAGAATAAGCTCAGAACTTTCTATTGCTGGGCGTTATTTGGTAATGGTTCCTTTTTCAGAACGAATTTCTGTTTCTCAAAAAATAGAAAGTAGTGAAGAAAAAGATAGGCTAAAAAGACTCGTTAAGAGTATTAAACCTAAAGGATTTGGTGTTATTATAAGGACAGTTGCCGAAGGCAAAAAAGTCGCAGAACTCGACAAAGATCTACAAAACTTACTGGCAAAATGGTCAGTAATGTGTAAAAAATTATACAAAGCTCCACACCCCTCTAAAGTTCTAGTAGAACTTAATAGAGCATCCTCTATCTTAAGAGATGTTTTTAATGATTCTTTTACAGGAATTCATGTAGATGATGAGGTACTTTACGAGCAAGTAAAAGACTATGTGGCAGAAATTGCCCCAGAAAAAGAATCTATTGTTAAATTGTATAGTGACAATACCGTGCCTATTTTCGAGAAATTTGGAATAGAACGGCAAATTAAAACCTCTTTTGGACGCACCGCTGCAATGAGCAAAGGCGCGTATTTGATTATCGAACATACTGAAGCATTACATGTTGTAGATGTTAATAGTGGTAATCGATCAAATAAAGCAAAAAACCAAGAAGAAACTGCCCTTGAAGTAAACTTACTAGCAGCTTCTGAAATTGCGCGACAATTACGACTTAGAGATATGGGCGGAATTATCGTGGTTGACTTTATTGACATGACCAAAGGAGAAAATAGGAGAAGATTGTTTGATCATCTTAGAGATGAAATGAAAGACGATCGTGCAAAACATAAGATTTTGCCACCTAGTAAATTTGGACTTATACAAATTACAAGACAAAGGGTTAGGCCCGAAATGAATATTAAAACAACGGAAGAAGACCCGAATCAAAAAGGTCAAGAAGTAGAAGCTCCTATTGTTTTAATTGATAAAATTAATGCTGACCTTGAAAAATTATTCAATGGCCCAGCTAAGGATAACGCTGTTACATTAAACATTCATCCATTTATCGCAGCCTATATCACAAAAGGTTTTCCATCTATTCGCTCTAAATGGTTTTTAGAGTACAAAAAATGGATTAAAATACAACCTAGAGATGCGTATACGTATCTAGAATACCGTTTTAAAAACAAAGACGGCAAAACCATATATTAA
- a CDS encoding regulatory protein RecX — MNNYQPSYTIDEARKKLESYCAYQDRCHKEVNQKLRDMGMIPSAIDQVINSLIQENFLNEERFSKSFARGKFRIKKWGKRRITNELKQRNISKYNITSALKEIDENDYLETLELLAQKRLDAISEKNIQKRRKKLADYLLYRGWESHLVYEKITELIK, encoded by the coding sequence TTGAATAATTACCAACCTTCATATACTATTGATGAAGCTAGAAAAAAACTAGAAAGTTATTGCGCATATCAAGACCGATGCCATAAAGAAGTGAATCAAAAACTTAGAGACATGGGAATGATACCAAGCGCCATAGACCAAGTTATTAACTCCTTGATTCAAGAAAACTTCCTGAACGAAGAGCGCTTTTCTAAAAGTTTTGCACGAGGTAAGTTTAGGATTAAAAAATGGGGAAAAAGGCGCATTACAAATGAACTGAAACAGCGTAACATCTCTAAATACAACATTACTTCTGCTCTTAAAGAGATTGATGAAAATGACTACCTGGAGACACTAGAGCTATTAGCACAAAAAAGATTGGATGCCATTTCTGAAAAGAACATTCAAAAAAGAAGAAAAAAATTAGCCGATTATCTTTTATATCGTGGCTGGGAAAGCCATTTGGTTTATGAGAAAATCACTGAATTAATCAAATAA
- a CDS encoding DUF6646 family protein: MKKVLVALTMILGVSFANAQAYSGKDDAKFQIGANFQDNGTGIGVTYDYGMGENFSIGATAGYVLGVDDAIDADFGDRFDLKARFNANLGSVMQLPDNIDVYPGLNLGLKNFGGHLGTRYFFSDGFGLFAEASVPFAKYKTDNLSEAEDLNNQFVFSFGATFNL; this comes from the coding sequence ATGAAAAAAGTATTAGTTGCATTAACAATGATTCTTGGGGTTTCTTTTGCAAATGCTCAAGCTTATAGTGGTAAAGACGATGCAAAATTTCAAATAGGAGCTAATTTCCAAGACAATGGAACCGGGATCGGGGTAACTTATGATTATGGAATGGGAGAAAATTTTTCTATTGGAGCTACAGCAGGCTATGTATTAGGGGTTGATGATGCTATCGATGCAGATTTTGGTGATAGATTTGATTTAAAGGCTAGATTTAATGCTAACCTTGGTAGTGTAATGCAGTTGCCAGATAATATTGATGTATATCCTGGTTTAAATTTAGGATTAAAGAATTTTGGTGGTCATTTAGGTACACGTTATTTCTTTAGTGATGGTTTTGGTTTATTTGCTGAAGCATCAGTTCCTTTTGCAAAGTACAAAACAGATAATTTAAGTGAGGCAGAAGATTTAAACAATCAATTTGTTTTTAGTTTCGGAGCTACATTTAATTTATAG
- a CDS encoding cupin-like domain-containing protein, with amino-acid sequence MNLIDIPRVSQITKADFVANYFKPQKPVVIERFIEEWPAYTKWNLAYMKAVAGEKIVPLYDNRPVNHEDGFNEPHAKMKMADYIDLLKKEPTKFRIFLWNILREVPELQKDYTFPDFGLKLLKGLPMLFFGGKDSYTFMHYDIDLANIFHFHFEGRKEIILFDQSQNKHLYKVPHSLIAHESIDFSNPDYEKWPALKNATGYKTYLEHGEVLYMPEGYWHYMKYITPGFSMSLRAMARNPKNLGKAAYNILIMRYYDHIMRKIYGQKWIDEKNEKAIRRTNTYIDSAIKSE; translated from the coding sequence TTGAATTTAATAGATATTCCAAGGGTAAGTCAAATTACTAAAGCAGATTTTGTAGCAAACTACTTTAAACCTCAAAAGCCTGTTGTTATTGAGCGGTTTATTGAAGAGTGGCCTGCGTATACAAAATGGAATTTAGCATATATGAAGGCGGTTGCTGGAGAAAAGATAGTACCGCTTTATGATAATCGTCCGGTAAACCATGAAGATGGCTTTAATGAGCCACACGCTAAAATGAAAATGGCAGATTATATTGATCTGCTAAAAAAAGAGCCAACTAAATTTCGAATTTTTCTTTGGAATATTCTAAGAGAAGTTCCTGAGCTCCAAAAGGATTATACTTTTCCAGATTTTGGACTCAAATTATTGAAAGGTTTACCTATGTTGTTCTTTGGAGGTAAAGATTCTTATACCTTCATGCATTATGATATAGATCTGGCAAATATTTTTCATTTTCATTTTGAAGGACGAAAAGAAATCATACTTTTTGATCAATCTCAAAATAAGCACTTATATAAAGTGCCACATTCCTTAATAGCCCATGAAAGTATAGATTTTTCAAATCCTGATTATGAGAAATGGCCAGCTTTAAAAAATGCTACAGGATATAAAACCTATTTAGAACATGGGGAAGTGTTGTATATGCCCGAAGGGTACTGGCACTATATGAAATATATTACCCCTGGGTTTTCTATGAGCTTACGTGCTATGGCGCGAAACCCAAAAAACTTAGGGAAAGCCGCTTATAATATTCTTATTATGCGATATTATGATCATATAATGCGAAAAATTTACGGTCAAAAATGGATTGACGAAAAAAATGAAAAGGCCATACGTCGAACAAATACGTATATAGATAGCGCAATTAAATCAGAATAG